A region of the Armatimonadota bacterium genome:
TCGAATTGCTCGCCGGTGGGCTGAGAGAAGATAGAGATGCCGATGTACCCCAGGCGGGTTCCGGGCAGGACCTTCGACTCGACAGTCGGCGTCGTGACGTTGGCGCGCTGAATCTTGATGGTGATCGGCTTCGTCGCGCTCTTCCGCATGATCATCAGGCTGACCCACGTGCCGGGCTCGCCCCGGACCTGCCTCACGATGTCGTCGATGTCCACGCCCGAAACGGTCTTGCCGTTCACGCCGGTGATGAGGTCGTCCTTGCGCAGACCCGCTCGGTCTGCGGGCCCCTGCTCGAACACGGATACGACGCGAGCGCCAAGGGGGTCTGGGCTGAGCCGAGCGCCGACCCCAGCAAAGTGGCCATCGGTTTCCAGCCTGAAGCTGGCCGTGTCCTTTGGAGAAAGGAATTGAGTGTGCGGGTCGCCCAACGAAGCCATCATTCCGGTCAAACCGGCATATTTCAGATCAAGCGATTCGACAGGCTTGTAGTAGTCGTTGCGGATGTCGTCGAACGCCCTCTTGAAGACATCGGTCGCGTTTTGGGAGACCGAGGCCGAAGAACTCAGGCCAAGGAGCTGCCGGAAAGCTGATGAGTCCGGCGCTTTGCCTTGCTGAATGTCCCGCCACCCGAAACCGAGGCTGAACAGGAACAGGATCCCCAAAGCAAACAGGAGAATGCGGGAGAACGCCTTCATCGGGCCACCTCCGACTTCGCGTCGTACTTGCCGATGGTGAGCGTGTAGGCGCTTCCGTCAGGCAGCGCTTTGAACTTGGAGACGAGCGGCGAGCCGTTCATCGTGCCCTCGATCTTTGCGCCGGATCCGTTGGCCAGGGCAAGGGCAAAAGCCTGATAGATTCCACCCGTATTGCCGTCCACCAGAACCCTGATCTTGGGAGGGTTCGGGTTTCCGCGCTGGAGCCTGATTTCCTCTCCCGGGCGGCCCCCTTCGTGCGCGAGGCTCCCATAGGTTCCGGGCTTGGCCAAGGCGCCCAGGGCCTCACGGAAGGCGTCGAAGTCGCCGTACGCTTGCGATCTTAGGTCCAAAGTGATCTCGGGCGTGTGGCCCATTGCCATCTCCAGCCGCGCGCCGACTCCTTTGGTCAGGCGGAGGTTGAACACGCCGGGGCTCAACTCCTTTACCGGAGCGATCTCCGTCAACGATTTGGTCATCTGCGTGGACTGCTGAGTTCCTCCGGGGCGGTTAAAAACGACCTTGAGCGTTCCCGTAGTGCCTCGCGCCAGCATGTCGAACGCCTTGAACGGCATGATCGCGCCGTTGGCTTTGGCTCTCAGCTTCAGGCTGAGCTCTCTCAGCCTTGCAGGGGGCCACTCCTTTGCTTCGACCTTGCGCTGAGCCGTGCGCAGTTCATCGATGGCTTCCGCGCTGTACACCCAGTGCCCGTCCACGCTCTCGACCCAGTCGCCCGCTTTGGCGCCGGCCCGGTCGGCGGGCCCTCCCGGAACCACCCCGGCAATCACCACCCTGGGCAATTGAGATGGGGCAAAGGGGTCTTCCGGCGCTTCGCCCGACGAAACCGAACTCGGCGACGCGCTCCCTTTGCGCTCCAAAACCAGGTCCGCGCCGATGCCCTCGTACTTGCCATAAATGGCACTGGCGTAGGCCTTTGCGAGCTCTGGGGTGAAGAAGAGGCTTTGAACGTCGTTGAGGCTGGCGATCATGCCCCGAACGCCGCCTGACGCGAGCTTGAGGTCGTCTTTGATGGGCTCGACGTAGCGCTGCTTCAAGAGTTGGGAGAGCTCGCTGAAGTACTTCGCTTCCGGAATCTCCGCCTGGTTGGTTCGGGAGGTGA
Encoded here:
- a CDS encoding S41 family peptidase, whose protein sequence is MKAFSRILLFALGILFLFSLGFGWRDIQQGKAPDSSAFRQLLGLSSSASVSQNATDVFKRAFDDIRNDYYKPVESLDLKYAGLTGMMASLGDPHTQFLSPKDTASFRLETDGHFAGVGARLSPDPLGARVVSVFEQGPADRAGLRKDDLITGVNGKTVSGVDIDDIVRQVRGEPGTWVSLMIMRKSATKPITIKIQRANVTTPTVESKVLPGTRLGYIGISIFSQPTGEQFERALGRLEHEGIKGLIIDVRDNPGGLLDTAVDMLSLYVEDKVVVKMKGREGDEEVAKTMRGLRRRNVYPIAVLINEDSASAAEIFSGVLHDYRLATLVGNHSYGKASVQNVIPLIDGASAKITIAKYFLPSGKDISRKVDEYGGYASGGIQPDIKADWPPQAEGTIGDLKTDPQLKKAIEVLKSKVGASVFLPNGKALALSSAAPPEREA